A window from Bacteroidales bacterium encodes these proteins:
- a CDS encoding efflux RND transporter permease subunit: MKKIVQFAVDYPVSISMLILGIILLGYISLGKLSIDLFPEISAPRIFVELKSGERPPEQIEKQFVEGIESQVMRLKGVSRVSSTCMVGAARVKVEYNWGTDMDEAFLDLQKSLTNFSQNQDIDNFVITQHDPNASPVMILAMSHPEIADMNELRKTGENYIRNELIRLEGVADVVLSGTEEKEIIVETDPYRLSAYGLTTDNLVQQIMSMNRNVSGGSIVEMGKRYIIKGTSMVASENDLSSLVVTYKSSASTSLPAAATATGVTSKIPVFLKDVARVSFTNKDPENIVRVNGKRCVGLSIYKETSYNTVKAVKEIRKQFETIEKSLPGYNFTIVQDQASFIQNAIGELRDTALIGAIFSIIVLFWFLRRFLLTLIVVVVLPISIIATFVVLYFAGLSLNIMTIGGLALGAGMLVDNAIVIVENIFRNRETGLSIRESCINGTSQVGGAIISSTITTIVVFLPIVYLHGASGALFKDQAWTVAFTQVISLIVAILIIPMLFNSLYTKQFKFTETKALRFSWYSSFIGRMIDNRGKVVLAAAIIIAGTVLILPKVGSEYIPQSEINEFSIEIKLPEGTQLVRTQGLIENLEGMLSEVLGDKAEMIYSQAGPSETSSSEKSVFQNENTATIKIRLKKEAMKQSSSLIAQISKLTENIPDAEVSLIRDESALESTLGTDESPLTIEVQGRDISVLEDLTSQIKEKLGSVPEIYNLKTSIEQGAPEVNVIIDRYMASMYNLTADGIAGQLKDKLMGKQAGKYENSGELSDITVRMPDISLAEFNSITLKSGSADVPLYEVAKIEKSVSPKQLLRDNQNRIATVTADIDRTAAFDKVIGKARASISGIGAPNEYTISITGEEEKRQDAMSSLGFALILSIVLVYMVMASQFESLIHPFTVLLTIPLAGAGSIWAFFLLGKSLNIMAYIGIIMLGGIAVNNSIILVDAINQFREEGYPLKEAIIKAGQNRVRPILMTSLSSILGLVPLTLGLGESASLRSPLAIALIAGLTASTVMSLVVIPCVYYIFDRKKNQPAS, from the coding sequence ATGAAAAAAATAGTTCAATTTGCTGTGGATTACCCGGTAAGCATATCCATGCTGATCCTGGGAATCATACTGCTGGGATATATTTCACTGGGAAAGCTTAGTATTGACTTATTTCCTGAAATCAGTGCGCCCCGTATTTTCGTTGAGCTGAAATCAGGGGAAAGACCTCCTGAACAAATTGAAAAGCAGTTTGTGGAAGGCATCGAATCGCAGGTGATGCGACTGAAAGGTGTATCCAGGGTTTCTTCAACATGTATGGTAGGCGCTGCAAGGGTTAAGGTGGAATACAACTGGGGAACCGACATGGATGAAGCATTCCTTGACTTGCAGAAGTCGCTCACCAATTTCAGCCAGAACCAGGACATCGATAATTTTGTGATCACCCAGCACGATCCCAACGCATCCCCGGTTATGATCTTAGCCATGTCGCATCCGGAGATCGCCGACATGAATGAACTCCGGAAAACCGGTGAGAACTATATAAGGAACGAGCTGATCAGGCTTGAGGGAGTAGCTGATGTGGTATTATCGGGAACTGAAGAAAAGGAAATCATTGTAGAGACTGATCCTTACCGGCTGAGTGCATACGGCCTTACTACCGACAACCTGGTGCAGCAGATCATGAGCATGAACCGCAATGTATCCGGTGGCAGTATTGTTGAAATGGGGAAACGATATATTATTAAAGGTACATCAATGGTTGCCAGTGAAAATGATCTCAGCAGCCTTGTGGTTACCTATAAATCATCAGCATCCACGTCATTACCTGCCGCTGCAACTGCGACAGGAGTTACATCCAAAATTCCTGTATTCCTGAAAGACGTTGCCAGGGTAAGTTTTACCAATAAGGACCCTGAGAATATTGTCAGGGTTAATGGCAAAAGGTGCGTAGGTCTTTCAATATATAAAGAAACCAGCTACAACACTGTTAAAGCGGTTAAAGAAATACGCAAACAGTTTGAAACCATTGAAAAATCATTGCCGGGATACAATTTCACAATCGTGCAGGACCAGGCTTCATTTATTCAGAATGCAATTGGTGAACTGCGCGATACGGCTTTGATAGGGGCTATTTTTTCAATCATTGTCCTTTTCTGGTTCTTACGGAGATTTTTATTGACTCTAATTGTTGTGGTAGTTCTGCCTATTTCGATCATAGCCACATTCGTGGTTTTATATTTCGCAGGACTTTCATTAAACATAATGACCATCGGTGGTCTTGCACTTGGTGCCGGAATGCTTGTGGATAATGCCATTGTTATCGTGGAAAATATTTTCAGGAACCGCGAAACGGGATTATCTATCCGTGAATCCTGCATCAACGGCACTTCACAGGTGGGTGGGGCTATCATCTCATCCACAATAACAACCATAGTTGTCTTTCTTCCCATCGTATACCTTCACGGGGCTTCAGGGGCTTTATTCAAAGACCAGGCATGGACGGTGGCTTTTACCCAGGTGATCTCACTTATTGTGGCCATCCTGATCATCCCAATGTTATTTAATTCACTGTATACAAAGCAGTTCAAATTCACTGAAACTAAAGCCCTCCGATTCAGCTGGTATTCGTCGTTTATTGGCCGGATGATCGATAACCGCGGAAAAGTGGTGCTTGCAGCAGCAATAATAATTGCCGGTACTGTGCTCATCCTGCCTAAGGTGGGTAGTGAATACATCCCCCAGAGTGAGATCAATGAATTTTCAATTGAAATCAAACTGCCTGAAGGTACTCAACTTGTGAGAACACAGGGATTAATTGAAAATCTGGAGGGAATGCTTTCGGAAGTGCTTGGCGACAAAGCTGAGATGATTTACAGCCAGGCCGGACCATCGGAAACTTCATCTTCTGAGAAATCGGTATTTCAAAATGAAAATACTGCCACAATAAAAATAAGGCTGAAAAAGGAGGCGATGAAACAGTCTTCGTCTCTGATAGCACAGATTAGTAAACTCACCGAGAACATACCCGACGCCGAAGTTTCTCTTATAAGAGACGAATCAGCACTGGAATCCACGCTGGGAACAGACGAGTCTCCGTTAACCATTGAGGTGCAGGGAAGGGATATTTCGGTGCTTGAAGATCTCACTTCACAAATCAAGGAAAAGCTGGGCAGTGTTCCTGAGATTTATAATCTCAAAACAAGCATTGAGCAGGGTGCCCCTGAAGTGAATGTCATAATCGACAGGTACATGGCTTCGATGTATAATCTCACTGCAGATGGCATTGCCGGGCAGCTGAAAGATAAACTCATGGGCAAGCAGGCCGGGAAATATGAAAACTCCGGTGAATTAAGCGATATCACAGTGCGTATGCCGGATATCAGCCTTGCTGAATTTAATTCAATCACATTAAAGAGCGGATCAGCTGATGTTCCCCTTTACGAGGTGGCTAAAATAGAAAAGTCGGTTTCCCCGAAACAATTGCTCAGGGATAACCAGAACAGGATTGCCACCGTAACAGCGGACATCGACAGAACGGCAGCGTTTGACAAGGTGATAGGCAAAGCCAGGGCAAGTATTTCAGGGATTGGAGCACCCAATGAATACACAATTTCCATAACAGGAGAAGAGGAAAAGCGACAGGATGCCATGTCAAGTCTTGGATTTGCCCTCATTTTATCGATTGTACTTGTTTATATGGTAATGGCTTCTCAATTTGAATCACTAATACATCCCTTTACGGTGTTGCTCACCATTCCTCTTGCAGGCGCCGGTTCAATTTGGGCTTTTTTCCTGCTCGGAAAATCGCTCAATATCATGGCTTACATCGGAATCATCATGCTTGGAGGCATCGCCGTGAACAACTCGATCATACTTGTTGATGCCATTAACCAGTTCAGGGAAGAAGGGTATCCTCTGAAGGAAGCTATCATTAAAGCCGGACAAAACAGGGTCAGGCCGATCCTTATGACGAGTTTGTCGTCCATACTCGGGCTGGTTCCTTTAACATTGGGCCTTGGAGAGAGTGCATCACTGCGCTCACCGCTTGCAATTGCCTTGATCGCCGGATTAACAGCATCCACAGTAATGTCACTGGTTGTAATACCTTGTGTTTACTATATATTCGATCGTAAGAAAAATCAACCTGCCAGCTAA
- a CDS encoding efflux RND transporter periplasmic adaptor subunit: MKNLLIITLTLLLLASCNKNQDNLGKDITIPVTVSELKPKSIEEFIEINGAVKPAKEVTLKSEVSGNYQLKTNPATGRQYALGDKVNEGSEIIEISDKEYENNVKISSLKLNLEITKQVFDKQQSLYDMGGVTLSELKNAEINYINANYNYNDALIRLEKMHVKAPFTGVIIDLPYFTPGVKIDAAAILVKIMDYSKLHMDVNLPEKSMSEIKTGQSIRVTNYTLPNDTLTGLVEQLSPAIDAETRSFKGLVLINNPGLKLRPGMFVKGEIVVASAKNTIVVPKEIVVSKQRGNSVFVVDKGIAYERVVEFGLENPKEVEIKSGLKLDERIVVKGFETLRDRSKVKEMK; this comes from the coding sequence ATGAAAAATCTGCTAATTATTACGCTTACGCTTTTGCTTCTTGCATCCTGCAATAAAAACCAGGATAACCTGGGTAAGGATATCACTATTCCTGTTACCGTATCTGAATTAAAGCCCAAGTCAATTGAGGAATTCATCGAAATCAACGGTGCAGTGAAACCTGCTAAGGAAGTTACATTGAAATCGGAGGTTTCAGGGAACTACCAGTTGAAAACTAATCCGGCTACCGGGAGGCAGTATGCCCTGGGTGACAAAGTGAATGAGGGAAGCGAAATTATTGAGATCAGCGACAAAGAATATGAGAATAACGTTAAAATAAGCTCACTGAAGCTCAACCTGGAGATTACAAAACAGGTCTTCGACAAACAGCAATCGCTTTACGATATGGGAGGAGTTACGCTGAGTGAACTGAAAAATGCAGAGATCAATTATATCAATGCCAACTACAATTACAACGATGCGTTGATCCGCCTTGAAAAAATGCATGTAAAAGCGCCCTTCACGGGTGTTATAATCGACCTGCCTTATTTCACTCCCGGTGTAAAGATAGATGCCGCTGCCATTCTCGTAAAAATCATGGATTACAGCAAGCTTCATATGGATGTCAATCTTCCTGAGAAAAGCATGAGTGAGATCAAAACAGGCCAGTCAATCCGCGTGACCAATTATACCCTGCCGAATGACACCCTCACAGGTTTGGTGGAACAGTTGTCGCCTGCAATTGATGCGGAAACAAGGTCATTCAAAGGGCTTGTGCTTATTAATAATCCAGGTCTCAAACTGAGGCCGGGAATGTTTGTGAAAGGCGAAATAGTTGTGGCATCAGCCAAAAACACAATTGTTGTTCCCAAAGAAATTGTTGTTTCAAAGCAGAGGGGTAACAGTGTTTTTGTTGTGGATAAAGGCATCGCTTATGAAAGGGTAGTGGAATTCGGACTTGAGAATCCAAAGGAAGTGGAAATCAAATCAGGTCTTAAATTGGATGAACGGATTGTTGTTAAAGGTTTCGAGACGTTGAGAGATCGTTCGAAAGTAAAGGAAATGAAATAG
- a CDS encoding TolC family protein, with product MKLLFLVFFCFIITPFAFNQEIITLEQAMDIAAKNSPEIQKSELQMTISRENLKAQEASTKSLFKFQLTPFDYNQNRTFYSPLGKWITTESKKVSGDFVVSQPIKITDGSIRLLNTLSYQNETSDLQGAEEFKGFSNNLYLSYSQPLFTYNRLRMQLEQLRLALENATLSYSIQRLYMERAVSQYFYVVYQRIMALGIAEEDLKNRQTSYDIIKSKVEGGLSAMEELYQAELNLTTSKSNLQTAKVNLENAKDDFKQYVGLPLNTDFTVTANIEFKAVMVDLEKAMQNGLEARMELRQREIDIENSKQQLVVAKATNEFAGNVDLSIGIIGENEDFARIYDKPTRTPQVTLGFNIPLYDWGERKSRIKAAEAAVRINEINKEVERTQVEMGIREVYRNLENLVLQIEIARQNEKNAQLTYDINLERYKNGDLTGMDLNLFQNQLSQKKIDLSNSLISYKLELLNMKIQSLWDFENNRSFVPQELQQNLQSE from the coding sequence ATGAAGCTACTTTTTTTAGTTTTCTTCTGTTTCATTATTACTCCTTTCGCCTTTAACCAGGAAATCATAACTCTTGAACAGGCGATGGACATAGCCGCCAAAAACAGTCCCGAAATACAGAAGTCGGAACTTCAGATGACAATAAGCCGGGAGAATTTAAAGGCCCAGGAAGCCTCGACAAAATCCTTGTTTAAATTTCAATTGACACCATTTGACTATAACCAGAACAGAACTTTTTATAGTCCTCTTGGCAAATGGATCACGACTGAAAGCAAGAAAGTATCCGGAGATTTTGTTGTTTCGCAACCCATAAAAATCACGGATGGAAGTATCAGGCTGCTTAATACACTATCGTATCAGAATGAAACCAGTGACCTGCAAGGTGCCGAAGAGTTTAAAGGATTCAGTAATAACCTGTACCTGAGCTATTCTCAGCCCTTATTTACATACAACAGGCTTCGGATGCAACTCGAACAACTGCGCCTGGCACTTGAAAATGCCACCCTTAGCTATTCGATCCAGCGCCTTTACATGGAAAGGGCCGTAAGTCAGTATTTTTATGTGGTATACCAGCGGATCATGGCACTGGGAATTGCCGAGGAAGATCTCAAGAATCGCCAGACAAGCTATGACATCATAAAAAGTAAGGTAGAAGGCGGATTATCGGCTATGGAAGAACTTTACCAGGCTGAACTGAACCTTACAACAAGCAAGTCGAACCTGCAGACTGCAAAAGTAAATCTTGAAAATGCCAAGGACGACTTCAAACAATATGTGGGTTTACCCCTGAATACTGATTTCACCGTAACTGCGAATATTGAATTCAAAGCGGTTATGGTTGATCTTGAGAAAGCCATGCAAAATGGCCTTGAAGCCCGCATGGAATTAAGGCAACGCGAAATTGACATCGAAAACAGCAAACAACAGTTGGTAGTGGCAAAAGCTACAAATGAATTTGCCGGCAATGTCGACCTGTCAATCGGTATTATTGGTGAAAACGAAGATTTTGCAAGGATTTACGATAAACCGACTCGCACACCCCAGGTAACCCTGGGATTTAACATCCCTTTATATGACTGGGGTGAAAGAAAATCGAGAATCAAGGCTGCCGAGGCCGCTGTCCGTATCAATGAAATCAATAAGGAAGTAGAGCGTACTCAGGTCGAAATGGGCATCCGCGAGGTATACCGGAACCTTGAAAACCTGGTCCTGCAAATTGAAATTGCACGGCAAAACGAAAAAAACGCTCAGCTCACATACGACATCAATCTTGAACGATATAAAAACGGTGATCTGACAGGGATGGACCTGAACCTCTTTCAGAATCAGCTTTCACAGAAAAAAATCGATCTTTCTAACAGTCTTATAAGCTATAAACTTGAATTACTAAACATGAAAATTCAGTCACTATGGGATTTTGAAAACAACAGAAGTTTTGTTCCACAGGAATTACAGCAAAACCTGCAGTCTGAATAA
- a CDS encoding ABC transporter ATP-binding protein has translation MKIEIDHLNKIYPNGKCALSDINLTIGNGMFGLLGPNGAGKSSLIRILVTLLTPSSGNVKVNGLDLLNDRGKIRKMLGYLPQDFRFFSKLKTWEFLDYAAGLAGITSTKERNAKVDEWLEKVGLFDARDRQANNLSGGMKRRLGIAQALIGNPQIIIVDEPTTGLDPEERIRFRNILSELSHQDIIILLSTHIVGDISSVCRELALLNEGTIQFSGSPQKLIDMARGHVWQVQTAGVEYDMLKQKYAVTSTIPSEDGWEIQLVGDNPGIATAIEIEPNLEHAYVYFMETILAA, from the coding sequence GTGAAAATCGAAATCGATCATTTAAATAAAATATATCCGAACGGCAAATGCGCCCTTTCAGATATAAACCTGACCATTGGTAATGGCATGTTTGGTTTGCTGGGTCCAAACGGTGCAGGGAAATCCAGCCTCATCCGCATCCTTGTAACCCTTCTCACACCCTCATCCGGCAATGTAAAAGTTAACGGGCTGGATCTGTTGAATGACAGGGGAAAAATCAGGAAAATGCTGGGTTATCTTCCGCAGGATTTCAGGTTTTTCAGCAAACTGAAAACTTGGGAGTTCCTGGATTATGCTGCCGGACTCGCCGGCATTACCTCAACAAAGGAAAGAAACGCAAAAGTGGATGAATGGCTTGAAAAAGTCGGTTTGTTTGATGCAAGAGACCGGCAGGCCAACAACCTCTCCGGCGGAATGAAAAGGAGGCTCGGAATTGCGCAGGCACTTATTGGCAATCCACAGATCATCATTGTAGACGAACCCACAACAGGTCTCGATCCTGAAGAGAGAATCCGCTTCAGAAATATTCTTTCCGAACTCAGCCACCAGGATATCATTATCTTGTTATCAACTCATATTGTGGGTGATATATCCAGCGTATGCCGTGAGCTGGCCCTACTGAATGAAGGAACCATACAGTTCAGCGGATCACCGCAGAAACTGATTGATATGGCCAGGGGTCATGTATGGCAGGTGCAGACTGCCGGTGTTGAATATGATATGCTGAAACAGAAGTATGCTGTGACTTCTACTATCCCTTCGGAAGATGGTTGGGAGATTCAGCTTGTCGGCGATAACCCGGGTATTGCCACTGCAATTGAGATTGAGCCGAACCTTGAACATGCCTATGTTTATTTTATGGAAACCATTTTAGCGGCCTGA
- a CDS encoding rhodanese-like domain-containing protein encodes MKCINCQILLTAILFTGFWGCNSKTPETAPKSDTIAAVTNVNIGQETQLLMDDLKTNGNYVNTREFPSLIKASVVKEAVDQNKKVQIIDLRKPAVFAQGHIKGAVNKKFSDLPSYFESGIKPFEYDKIVLVCDDGQISSYATSLLRLMGYGNVYAMRWGMSSWNTQFAEKSWLSGLSGKYEPQLDTSENPKPVATTMPELKTGLTTGQEISSARFKDLFAEGTDSVLVSADEVFKNPGRYYVINYERKDKYDDGHIPGAVRYKPNATLSFVNEMATIPVDKPVVVYCGTGHNSGFATAYLRLMGYNAKTLRYGNNGFMHDRMVKDPAKLSWLPFSKADINDFPVVK; translated from the coding sequence ATGAAATGTATTAATTGCCAGATACTATTAACGGCAATACTGTTTACCGGATTCTGGGGCTGTAATTCAAAAACACCTGAAACAGCCCCAAAATCCGATACAATAGCTGCTGTAACGAATGTGAACATCGGACAGGAAACGCAATTGCTTATGGATGATCTGAAAACCAACGGCAATTATGTGAATACGCGTGAGTTTCCTTCTTTAATTAAAGCTTCTGTTGTAAAAGAGGCTGTTGACCAGAATAAGAAGGTTCAGATTATTGATCTGAGAAAACCTGCTGTTTTTGCCCAGGGTCATATAAAAGGGGCTGTGAATAAGAAATTCAGTGATTTGCCCTCGTATTTTGAATCAGGCATCAAGCCCTTTGAATATGACAAGATAGTTCTTGTTTGCGACGATGGCCAGATATCAAGCTACGCCACTTCGCTGCTAAGACTCATGGGATACGGAAATGTTTACGCCATGCGCTGGGGCATGAGTTCATGGAACACTCAGTTTGCTGAAAAGTCCTGGCTTAGCGGACTCTCCGGCAAATATGAACCGCAGCTGGACACGAGTGAAAATCCAAAGCCGGTTGCCACTACGATGCCTGAATTAAAAACTGGACTTACAACGGGACAGGAGATTTCATCTGCCCGGTTTAAAGATTTGTTTGCTGAAGGAACCGACAGCGTGCTTGTTTCTGCCGATGAAGTCTTCAAAAATCCCGGCAGGTATTATGTGATCAATTACGAACGCAAGGATAAGTACGATGACGGACACATTCCGGGCGCTGTAAGGTACAAGCCTAATGCGACTTTAAGTTTTGTGAATGAAATGGCTACCATCCCTGTAGATAAACCGGTTGTTGTTTATTGCGGTACGGGGCATAATTCCGGATTTGCCACCGCCTACCTGAGACTTATGGGCTATAATGCCAAAACATTAAGATATGGCAATAACGGGTTTATGCACGACAGAATGGTTAAAGATCCGGCGAAACTATCATGGCTGCCTTTCTCAAAGGCTGATATCAATGATTTTCCGGTTGTGAAATAA
- a CDS encoding rhodanese-like domain-containing protein produces MKTNRIPFSITLIVLSLILAFLPLSGRYSLHGKPENVMKAAMDQSSYITPDEVARAVVSEDNSVRLIDLRSRDEYKRSNIPGSVNIPYSEFLSSDLESLLGSDMKKIFYCDNDLESNYAWLLATGIGFSNCYVMKGGLSGWNKDIMKSVFKGETISARENALFEVRFKARTMFDEINSLPDSLKEKYMASKEIERKKLDGGCE; encoded by the coding sequence ATGAAAACGAATCGCATTCCCTTTTCCATAACGCTGATTGTACTTTCTTTAATACTTGCCTTTCTTCCCCTTTCAGGCAGGTATTCACTTCACGGCAAGCCTGAGAATGTAATGAAGGCCGCAATGGATCAATCATCGTATATTACTCCGGACGAAGTAGCCCGGGCTGTTGTGAGTGAGGATAATTCTGTCAGATTGATTGATCTGCGAAGCAGGGATGAGTATAAAAGATCAAACATTCCCGGTTCTGTGAATATCCCTTACTCCGAATTCCTGTCATCGGATCTTGAAAGTCTCCTGGGCTCTGACATGAAAAAGATTTTCTATTGTGATAATGATCTCGAATCCAATTACGCCTGGCTGCTGGCAACAGGCATCGGTTTTTCAAACTGCTATGTGATGAAGGGCGGTCTTTCAGGATGGAATAAAGATATAATGAAATCGGTATTCAAAGGTGAGACGATCAGCGCAAGGGAAAATGCCCTGTTTGAGGTTCGTTTCAAGGCAAGAACAATGTTTGATGAAATCAATAGCCTTCCCGACAGCCTGAAGGAAAAGTACATGGCTTCAAAAGAAATTGAAAGAAAGAAACTTGATGGCGGATGTGAATAA
- a CDS encoding YeeE/YedE thiosulfate transporter family protein, producing MAPISTMSSFPAWLNLPIALLIGIGFGFSLEQAGFSSSRKLAGMFYGYDTTVLKVFFTAAIVALIGSQFLGYFGLLDLNRVYVNEYYVTSAIVGGIIMGAGFIMGGFCPGTGVTALSIGKIDGLFYVLGGLTGAFLFAETYPWVQPLADAGYKGPVKINEVFGISPGLFIFLMVVIAAAMFWLAEAAEKKFARPVNNI from the coding sequence ATGGCCCCAATATCCACAATGTCATCATTTCCAGCCTGGCTGAACTTACCGATCGCCCTGTTGATCGGGATTGGTTTTGGTTTTTCGCTTGAACAGGCCGGGTTTTCATCAAGCCGTAAACTGGCCGGTATGTTTTACGGTTATGATACCACCGTATTAAAAGTGTTTTTTACAGCCGCCATTGTTGCACTGATCGGCTCACAATTCCTCGGGTATTTCGGACTTCTTGATCTGAACCGGGTATATGTCAATGAATATTATGTTACTTCAGCCATCGTTGGCGGCATAATTATGGGCGCCGGTTTTATAATGGGAGGGTTTTGTCCGGGAACCGGGGTTACTGCTCTTTCAATAGGAAAAATTGACGGACTGTTTTATGTCCTGGGCGGACTCACCGGTGCATTTTTATTTGCTGAGACTTATCCCTGGGTTCAGCCTTTGGCAGATGCCGGATACAAAGGACCTGTAAAAATCAATGAAGTGTTCGGGATATCACCCGGACTATTTATTTTCTTAATGGTTGTCATTGCTGCTGCTATGTTCTGGCTTGCTGAAGCAGCCGAGAAGAAATTTGCAAGGCCTGTAAATAATATTTAA
- a CDS encoding YeeE/YedE thiosulfate transporter family protein, giving the protein MTVIVSYDLSLTSNLNRMKTNYMNPYLAGTLLGLVLLTSMFLAGRGLGASGGLKYCVVSIVGAVDKPHAEKSAFYSKYFENGEKPFTNWLTFVILGVLAGGFISGALSRRLKFKIEKGPRVSNAKRLIFAYIGGMFFVYGAQLARGCTSGAALSGMAVLSVAGFVTMMAIFGSAYAFAWFFRKNWI; this is encoded by the coding sequence GTGACTGTAATAGTTTCTTATGATTTATCTTTAACATCAAATCTTAACCGCATGAAAACGAATTACATGAATCCTTACCTGGCCGGCACCTTGCTTGGGCTTGTCCTTCTTACCTCCATGTTTCTTGCAGGCAGGGGACTTGGTGCCAGCGGAGGTCTGAAATATTGTGTTGTTTCTATTGTAGGAGCGGTGGACAAGCCGCACGCTGAAAAATCGGCTTTCTACAGCAAATATTTTGAAAACGGTGAAAAACCTTTTACCAACTGGCTCACATTCGTTATCCTGGGGGTGTTGGCGGGCGGCTTTATATCAGGCGCTTTGTCACGAAGATTGAAATTTAAAATCGAAAAGGGACCACGGGTTTCAAATGCAAAACGACTGATTTTCGCTTATATCGGGGGAATGTTTTTCGTATACGGGGCCCAGCTGGCACGAGGGTGCACAAGCGGTGCGGCACTGTCCGGTATGGCTGTGCTCAGCGTGGCAGGTTTTGTAACCATGATGGCGATTTTTGGATCCGCCTACGCCTTTGCCTGGTTCTTCAGGAAAAACTGGATTTGA
- a CDS encoding YccF domain-containing protein has product MRFLGNIIWLIFGGLATAIEYIMASVALMITIIGIPFALQTLKLAVLEIWPFGAEIRIRENQPGCISTLMNFIWLFVGGIPIFLTHLFFGILLGITIIGIPWAKQHFKLAGLALTPFGREVIYR; this is encoded by the coding sequence ATGCGCTTTTTAGGAAATATTATCTGGCTTATTTTTGGCGGACTTGCTACTGCCATTGAATATATAATGGCCAGTGTTGCCTTAATGATTACTATCATAGGGATCCCGTTTGCCTTACAAACCCTGAAGCTGGCAGTTCTCGAAATCTGGCCATTCGGGGCAGAAATCAGAATACGGGAAAATCAACCCGGTTGTATTTCAACACTCATGAATTTCATATGGCTGTTTGTGGGTGGCATACCCATTTTTCTCACCCACCTGTTTTTCGGAATATTACTTGGAATCACCATCATCGGAATTCCATGGGCGAAACAGCATTTTAAACTGGCAGGTCTTGCCCTTACACCTTTTGGGAGAGAAGTTATTTACAGGTAA